The following are from one region of the Dreissena polymorpha isolate Duluth1 chromosome 2, UMN_Dpol_1.0, whole genome shotgun sequence genome:
- the LOC127866055 gene encoding zinc finger MIZ domain-containing protein 1-like isoform X6: MHPHLQKPMGGMGACDPNVGWQGQVGGAGPQQSLSVVTTVWGVTPTTQTTPYNHSTPGGYSTNTTMSNTNYTQPQGYPMNQMQKPGYEANPGLYHRSNSYPCPSSYPPTPNTPGSNNCTPGSMTPKNDYHAPQAALSAAALVAAAATATATATATATLLQEQQNQQQQYDMQYNSQYNSQMQMMPGIQPPQYGQGYGTMPQRHPNPMGMGRSPAPGPGPMKNNMMGMYQRRSASAPYPPQMMNKMQGMPGQGMPGQGMPGQGMAGNRPMAQYPPNGAQYGPAVPYSQGYGSKPQYPSQQPLPSPTYGPGPQAGPMRPNGPYTNGGQNPYMNQGQFPQTRPTMNPNMNGQVYNHFNTNPSQSTFQPTNNMNNINNMNNMNYPHSPLPGNPTPPMTPNSVPYPPDVKPNIMGPGAIKKEIDELRLTFPVRDGVVLPPFRLEHNLAVSNHVFHLRESVYQTLMWRSDLELQLKCFHHEDRQMNTNWPASVTVSVNATPLQIERGEHKTAHRPLYLKEVCRPGRNTIQITVTACCCSHLFVLQLVHRPSVRSVLQGLLRKRLLPAEHCITKIKRNFTNAVSNNGVVSAEDGVEQTGIKISLKCPITFRRIALPARGHDCKHIQCFDLESYLQLNCERGQWRCPVCNKPALLEGLEIDQYIWGILTNLNNTEFEEVTIDPTASWKPVQMKSTGIKEEDTSADSCARWMKAMSPASMQLPTMNNWDMGPQHSPYNSMTASGQHSPPFTSGSFGVQNGGPGTPGSYPQNGPSPHNGSFNNMLPMSPMNNNMANMNLNNSGDMMNKGVGMMTSSSQGQYPLSPPDNSPHVRHSDQASMHNHNPANTSQSQSMSNHISTNGTAASQMSLPNQQSVPPTSQQAISVHDDLNFDPTAIIDDDGSGPTFDLDTLGGDPLELLPYLGPTDDVDTPPNSSSTNQSSSSVTNTTSNNEDILSLFDS, from the exons TGACCCGAATGTTGGATGGCAAGGGCAGGTCGGTGGGGCTGGACCCCAACAGTCATTGTCTGTGGTTACCACAGTGTGGGGTGTAACCCCCACCACGCAGACTACACCCTACAATCACTCCACCCCTGGTGGCTACAGCACCAACACAACCATGTCAAACACAAACTACACACAACCTCAGGGATATCCCATGAACCAGATGCAGAAGCCAGGATATGAGGCCAATCCTGGGCTCTACCATCGCAGCAACTCATATCCATGTCCAAG TAGCTACCCACCAACCCCCAACACGCCTGGATCCAATAATTGTACCCCGGGCTCCATGACACCAAAGAACGACTACCATGCACCACAGGCTGCGTTATCAGCAGCAGCTTTGGTAGCAGCAGCGGCGACAGCAACTGCAACGGCAACAGCAACTGCAACCTTGCTACAGGAGCAACAGAATCAGCAACAGCAGTATGATATGCAGTACAACAGCCAGTACAACTCTCAGATGCAG ATGATGCCAGGCATCCAGCCTCCCCAGTATGGCCAGGGCTATGGGACAATGCCCCAGCGTCACCCCAACCCCATGGGCATGGGTCGGTCCCCTGCACCTGGGCCTGGACCCATGAAGAACAACATGATGGGCATGTACCAGCGACGGTCTGCTTCTGCACCCTACCCGCCCCAGATGATGAACAAAATGCAGGGTATGCCAGGGCAGGGTATGCCAGGGCAGGGTATGCCAGGGCAGGGCATGGCAGGCAATCGACCCATGGCACAGTACCCTCCCAATGGCGCACAG TATGGCCCAGCTGTGCCCTACTCCCAGGGTTATGGCAGTAAGCCCCAGTATCCCAGCCAGCAGCCCTTACCATCCCCTACCTACGGCCCGGGCCCACAGGCAGGTCCCATGAGACCCAATGGCCCTTACACTAATGGTGGACAGAACCCCTACATGAACCAGGGCCAGTTTCCCCAGACACGCCCCACCATGAACCCAAACATGAATGGGCAGGTGTACAACCACTTCAACACAAATCCATCACAAAGCACTTTTCAG CCTACCAACAACATGAACAATATAAACAACATGAACAACATGAACTACCCGCACTCTCCATTGCCTGGCAACCCCACCCCTCCCATGACACCCAACAGTGTCCCCTACCCACCTGACGTCAAACCAAATATCATGGGGCCTGGAGCCATAAAGAAAG AAATCGATGAACTTCGATTAACGTTCCCTGTCCGAGATGGTGTAGTGTTGCCACCATTTCGACTGGAACACAACCTCGCCGTTAGCAACCATGTCTTCCATCTGCGAGAGTCGGTCTACCAAACACTCATGTGGAG ATCTGACCTGGAGTTACAGCTGAAGTGTTTCCATCACGAGGACCGACAGATGAACACGAACTGGCCCGCCTCCGTGACAGTGAGTGTGAATGCGACGCCGCTGCAGATCGAGCGTGGGGAACACAAGACGGCGCACAGGCCCCTCTACTTGAAGGAGGTCTGCAGACCCGGGCGAAACACCATACAGATCACCGTGACAGCATGCTGTTGT TCTCATTTGTTTGTGTTGCAACTTGTGCACCGACCAAGTGTGCGTTCTGTCCTGCAAGGCTTACTACGCAAACGCCTGCTACCTGCTGAGCATTGCATCACCAAAA TTAAAAGGAACTTCACGAATGCTGTGTCCAACAATGGGGTGGTCAGTGCAGAAGATGGGGTGGAGCAGACAGGAATCAAAATATCCCTCAAGTGTCCGATCACGTTCCGACGCATTGCTCTGCCCGCACGGGGGCACGACTGCAAACACATACAG TGTTTTGACCTGGAGTCCTATCTGCAACTAAACTGCGAGCGAGGCCAGTGGAGGTGCCCTGTATGCAA TAAGCCTGCATTGCTGGAGGGCCTAGAGATAGACCAGTACATCTGGGGCATCCTTACCAACCTGAACAACACGGAGTTTGAGGAGGTGACCATTGACCCCACGGCGTCATGGAAACCAGTGCAGATGAAAAGTACCGGTATCAAGGAGGAAGACACTAGTG CTGACTCGTGTGCACGGTGGATGAAGGCCATGTCTCCAGCAAGCATGCAGCTGCCCACCATGAACAACTGGGACATGGGTCCCCAGCACTCCCCCTACAACAGCATGACAGCATCAGGTCAGCACA GTCCTCCCTTTACATCTGGAAGTTTTGGCGTCCAGAATGGTGGTCCAGGGACACCAGGCTCTTATCCACAAAATGGGCCAAGCCCCCACAATGGCAGCTTTAACAACATGCTTCCCATGTCACCTATGAACAATAACATGGCAAATATGAATCTGAACAATTCTGGTGACATGATGAACAAAGGTGTGGGCATGATGACCTCCTCGAGTCAAGGTCAATACCCCCTCTCACCGCCCGACAATTCCCCTCACGTCCGTCACTCCGACCAAGCAAGCATGCATAACCACAACCCAGCAAATACCAGCCAATCACAGTCCATGAGTAATCATATCTCCACCAATGGGACAGCGGCCTCACAGATGTCGTTACCCAATCAACAGTCAGTACCTCCCACCAGCCAGCAAGCCATCTCTGTGCATGATGATCTTAACTTTGACCCCACCGCCATTATTGATGATGATGGCTCAGGGCCCACATTTGAT CTTGACACCCTGGGGGGAGATCCATTGGAGCTGTTACCATACCTGGGGCCCACAGATGATGTGGACACCCCGCCAAACTCCAGTTCAACCAATCAGAGTAGTTCAAGTGTCACAAACACCACGAGTAACAATGAAGACATTCTCTCACTTTTTGACTCATAG
- the LOC127866055 gene encoding zinc finger MIZ domain-containing protein 1-like isoform X23, with translation MGACDPNVGWQGQVGGAGPQQSLSVVTTVWGVTPTTQTTPYNHSTPGGYSTNTTMSNTNYTQPQGYPMNQMQKPGYEANPGLYHRSNSYPCPSSYPPTPNTPGSNNCTPGSMTPKNDYHAPQAALSAAALVAAAATATATATATATLLQEQQNQQQQYDMQYNSQYNSQMQMMPGIQPPQYGQGYGTMPQRHPNPMGMGRSPAPGPGPMKNNMMGMYQRRSASAPYPPQMMNKMQGMPGQGMPGQGMPGQGMAGNRPMAQYPPNGAQYGPAVPYSQGYGSKPQYPSQQPLPSPTYGPGPQAGPMRPNGPYTNGGQNPYMNQGQFPQTRPTMNPNMNGQVYNHFNTNPSQSTFQPTNNMNNINNMNNMNYPHSPLPGNPTPPMTPNSVPYPPDVKPNIMGPGAIKKEIDELRLTFPVRDGVVLPPFRLEHNLAVSNHVFHLRESVYQTLMWRSDLELQLKCFHHEDRQMNTNWPASVTVSVNATPLQIERGEHKTAHRPLYLKEVCRPGRNTIQITVTACCCSHLFVLQLVHRPSVRSVLQGLLRKRLLPAEHCITKIKRNFTNAVSNNGVVSAEDGVEQTGIKISLKCPITFRRIALPARGHDCKHIQCFDLESYLQLNCERGQWRCPVCNKPALLEGLEIDQYIWGILTNLNNTEFEEVTIDPTASWKPVQMKSTGIKEEDTSADSCARWMKAMSPASMQLPTMNNWDMGPQHSPYNSMTASGQHSPPFTSGSFGVQNGGPGTPGSYPQNGPSPHNGSFNNMLPMSPMNNNMANMNLNNSGDMMNKGVGMMTSSSQGQYPLSPPDNSPHVRHSDQASMHNHNPANTSQSQSMSNHISTNGTAASQMSLPNQQSVPPTSQQAISVHDDLNFDPTAIIDDDGSGPTFDLDTLGGDPLELLPYLGPTDDVDTPPNSSSTNQSSSSVTNTTSNNEDILSLFDS, from the exons TGACCCGAATGTTGGATGGCAAGGGCAGGTCGGTGGGGCTGGACCCCAACAGTCATTGTCTGTGGTTACCACAGTGTGGGGTGTAACCCCCACCACGCAGACTACACCCTACAATCACTCCACCCCTGGTGGCTACAGCACCAACACAACCATGTCAAACACAAACTACACACAACCTCAGGGATATCCCATGAACCAGATGCAGAAGCCAGGATATGAGGCCAATCCTGGGCTCTACCATCGCAGCAACTCATATCCATGTCCAAG TAGCTACCCACCAACCCCCAACACGCCTGGATCCAATAATTGTACCCCGGGCTCCATGACACCAAAGAACGACTACCATGCACCACAGGCTGCGTTATCAGCAGCAGCTTTGGTAGCAGCAGCGGCGACAGCAACTGCAACGGCAACAGCAACTGCAACCTTGCTACAGGAGCAACAGAATCAGCAACAGCAGTATGATATGCAGTACAACAGCCAGTACAACTCTCAGATGCAG ATGATGCCAGGCATCCAGCCTCCCCAGTATGGCCAGGGCTATGGGACAATGCCCCAGCGTCACCCCAACCCCATGGGCATGGGTCGGTCCCCTGCACCTGGGCCTGGACCCATGAAGAACAACATGATGGGCATGTACCAGCGACGGTCTGCTTCTGCACCCTACCCGCCCCAGATGATGAACAAAATGCAGGGTATGCCAGGGCAGGGTATGCCAGGGCAGGGTATGCCAGGGCAGGGCATGGCAGGCAATCGACCCATGGCACAGTACCCTCCCAATGGCGCACAG TATGGCCCAGCTGTGCCCTACTCCCAGGGTTATGGCAGTAAGCCCCAGTATCCCAGCCAGCAGCCCTTACCATCCCCTACCTACGGCCCGGGCCCACAGGCAGGTCCCATGAGACCCAATGGCCCTTACACTAATGGTGGACAGAACCCCTACATGAACCAGGGCCAGTTTCCCCAGACACGCCCCACCATGAACCCAAACATGAATGGGCAGGTGTACAACCACTTCAACACAAATCCATCACAAAGCACTTTTCAG CCTACCAACAACATGAACAATATAAACAACATGAACAACATGAACTACCCGCACTCTCCATTGCCTGGCAACCCCACCCCTCCCATGACACCCAACAGTGTCCCCTACCCACCTGACGTCAAACCAAATATCATGGGGCCTGGAGCCATAAAGAAAG AAATCGATGAACTTCGATTAACGTTCCCTGTCCGAGATGGTGTAGTGTTGCCACCATTTCGACTGGAACACAACCTCGCCGTTAGCAACCATGTCTTCCATCTGCGAGAGTCGGTCTACCAAACACTCATGTGGAG ATCTGACCTGGAGTTACAGCTGAAGTGTTTCCATCACGAGGACCGACAGATGAACACGAACTGGCCCGCCTCCGTGACAGTGAGTGTGAATGCGACGCCGCTGCAGATCGAGCGTGGGGAACACAAGACGGCGCACAGGCCCCTCTACTTGAAGGAGGTCTGCAGACCCGGGCGAAACACCATACAGATCACCGTGACAGCATGCTGTTGT TCTCATTTGTTTGTGTTGCAACTTGTGCACCGACCAAGTGTGCGTTCTGTCCTGCAAGGCTTACTACGCAAACGCCTGCTACCTGCTGAGCATTGCATCACCAAAA TTAAAAGGAACTTCACGAATGCTGTGTCCAACAATGGGGTGGTCAGTGCAGAAGATGGGGTGGAGCAGACAGGAATCAAAATATCCCTCAAGTGTCCGATCACGTTCCGACGCATTGCTCTGCCCGCACGGGGGCACGACTGCAAACACATACAG TGTTTTGACCTGGAGTCCTATCTGCAACTAAACTGCGAGCGAGGCCAGTGGAGGTGCCCTGTATGCAA TAAGCCTGCATTGCTGGAGGGCCTAGAGATAGACCAGTACATCTGGGGCATCCTTACCAACCTGAACAACACGGAGTTTGAGGAGGTGACCATTGACCCCACGGCGTCATGGAAACCAGTGCAGATGAAAAGTACCGGTATCAAGGAGGAAGACACTAGTG CTGACTCGTGTGCACGGTGGATGAAGGCCATGTCTCCAGCAAGCATGCAGCTGCCCACCATGAACAACTGGGACATGGGTCCCCAGCACTCCCCCTACAACAGCATGACAGCATCAGGTCAGCACA GTCCTCCCTTTACATCTGGAAGTTTTGGCGTCCAGAATGGTGGTCCAGGGACACCAGGCTCTTATCCACAAAATGGGCCAAGCCCCCACAATGGCAGCTTTAACAACATGCTTCCCATGTCACCTATGAACAATAACATGGCAAATATGAATCTGAACAATTCTGGTGACATGATGAACAAAGGTGTGGGCATGATGACCTCCTCGAGTCAAGGTCAATACCCCCTCTCACCGCCCGACAATTCCCCTCACGTCCGTCACTCCGACCAAGCAAGCATGCATAACCACAACCCAGCAAATACCAGCCAATCACAGTCCATGAGTAATCATATCTCCACCAATGGGACAGCGGCCTCACAGATGTCGTTACCCAATCAACAGTCAGTACCTCCCACCAGCCAGCAAGCCATCTCTGTGCATGATGATCTTAACTTTGACCCCACCGCCATTATTGATGATGATGGCTCAGGGCCCACATTTGAT CTTGACACCCTGGGGGGAGATCCATTGGAGCTGTTACCATACCTGGGGCCCACAGATGATGTGGACACCCCGCCAAACTCCAGTTCAACCAATCAGAGTAGTTCAAGTGTCACAAACACCACGAGTAACAATGAAGACATTCTCTCACTTTTTGACTCATAG
- the LOC127866055 gene encoding zinc finger MIZ domain-containing protein 1-like isoform X24 — protein sequence MSNTNYTQPQGYPMNQMQKPGYEANPGLYHRSNSYPCPSSYPPTPNTPGSNNCTPGSMTPKNDYHAPQAALSAAALVAAAATATATATATATLLQEQQNQQQQYDMQYNSQYNSQMQMMPGIQPPQYGQGYGTMPQRHPNPMGMGRSPAPGPGPMKNNMMGMYQRRSASAPYPPQMMNKMQGMPGQGMPGQGMPGQGMAGNRPMAQYPPNGAQYGPAVPYSQGYGSKPQYPSQQPLPSPTYGPGPQAGPMRPNGPYTNGGQNPYMNQGQFPQTRPTMNPNMNGQVYNHFNTNPSQSTFQPTNNMNNINNMNNMNYPHSPLPGNPTPPMTPNSVPYPPDVKPNIMGPGAIKKEIDELRLTFPVRDGVVLPPFRLEHNLAVSNHVFHLRESVYQTLMWRSDLELQLKCFHHEDRQMNTNWPASVTVSVNATPLQIERGEHKTAHRPLYLKEVCRPGRNTIQITVTACCCSHLFVLQLVHRPSVRSVLQGLLRKRLLPAEHCITKIKRNFTNAVSNNGVVSAEDGVEQTGIKISLKCPITFRRIALPARGHDCKHIQCFDLESYLQLNCERGQWRCPVCNKPALLEGLEIDQYIWGILTNLNNTEFEEVTIDPTASWKPVQMKSTGIKEEDTSADSCARWMKAMSPASMQLPTMNNWDMGPQHSPYNSMTASGQHSPPFTSGSFGVQNGGPGTPGSYPQNGPSPHNGSFNNMLPMSPMNNNMANMNLNNSGDMMNKGVGMMTSSSQGQYPLSPPDNSPHVRHSDQASMHNHNPANTSQSQSMSNHISTNGTAASQMSLPNQQSVPPTSQQAISVHDDLNFDPTAIIDDDGSGPTFDLDTLGGDPLELLPYLGPTDDVDTPPNSSSTNQSSSSVTNTTSNNEDILSLFDS from the exons ATGTCAAACACAAACTACACACAACCTCAGGGATATCCCATGAACCAGATGCAGAAGCCAGGATATGAGGCCAATCCTGGGCTCTACCATCGCAGCAACTCATATCCATGTCCAAG TAGCTACCCACCAACCCCCAACACGCCTGGATCCAATAATTGTACCCCGGGCTCCATGACACCAAAGAACGACTACCATGCACCACAGGCTGCGTTATCAGCAGCAGCTTTGGTAGCAGCAGCGGCGACAGCAACTGCAACGGCAACAGCAACTGCAACCTTGCTACAGGAGCAACAGAATCAGCAACAGCAGTATGATATGCAGTACAACAGCCAGTACAACTCTCAGATGCAG ATGATGCCAGGCATCCAGCCTCCCCAGTATGGCCAGGGCTATGGGACAATGCCCCAGCGTCACCCCAACCCCATGGGCATGGGTCGGTCCCCTGCACCTGGGCCTGGACCCATGAAGAACAACATGATGGGCATGTACCAGCGACGGTCTGCTTCTGCACCCTACCCGCCCCAGATGATGAACAAAATGCAGGGTATGCCAGGGCAGGGTATGCCAGGGCAGGGTATGCCAGGGCAGGGCATGGCAGGCAATCGACCCATGGCACAGTACCCTCCCAATGGCGCACAG TATGGCCCAGCTGTGCCCTACTCCCAGGGTTATGGCAGTAAGCCCCAGTATCCCAGCCAGCAGCCCTTACCATCCCCTACCTACGGCCCGGGCCCACAGGCAGGTCCCATGAGACCCAATGGCCCTTACACTAATGGTGGACAGAACCCCTACATGAACCAGGGCCAGTTTCCCCAGACACGCCCCACCATGAACCCAAACATGAATGGGCAGGTGTACAACCACTTCAACACAAATCCATCACAAAGCACTTTTCAG CCTACCAACAACATGAACAATATAAACAACATGAACAACATGAACTACCCGCACTCTCCATTGCCTGGCAACCCCACCCCTCCCATGACACCCAACAGTGTCCCCTACCCACCTGACGTCAAACCAAATATCATGGGGCCTGGAGCCATAAAGAAAG AAATCGATGAACTTCGATTAACGTTCCCTGTCCGAGATGGTGTAGTGTTGCCACCATTTCGACTGGAACACAACCTCGCCGTTAGCAACCATGTCTTCCATCTGCGAGAGTCGGTCTACCAAACACTCATGTGGAG ATCTGACCTGGAGTTACAGCTGAAGTGTTTCCATCACGAGGACCGACAGATGAACACGAACTGGCCCGCCTCCGTGACAGTGAGTGTGAATGCGACGCCGCTGCAGATCGAGCGTGGGGAACACAAGACGGCGCACAGGCCCCTCTACTTGAAGGAGGTCTGCAGACCCGGGCGAAACACCATACAGATCACCGTGACAGCATGCTGTTGT TCTCATTTGTTTGTGTTGCAACTTGTGCACCGACCAAGTGTGCGTTCTGTCCTGCAAGGCTTACTACGCAAACGCCTGCTACCTGCTGAGCATTGCATCACCAAAA TTAAAAGGAACTTCACGAATGCTGTGTCCAACAATGGGGTGGTCAGTGCAGAAGATGGGGTGGAGCAGACAGGAATCAAAATATCCCTCAAGTGTCCGATCACGTTCCGACGCATTGCTCTGCCCGCACGGGGGCACGACTGCAAACACATACAG TGTTTTGACCTGGAGTCCTATCTGCAACTAAACTGCGAGCGAGGCCAGTGGAGGTGCCCTGTATGCAA TAAGCCTGCATTGCTGGAGGGCCTAGAGATAGACCAGTACATCTGGGGCATCCTTACCAACCTGAACAACACGGAGTTTGAGGAGGTGACCATTGACCCCACGGCGTCATGGAAACCAGTGCAGATGAAAAGTACCGGTATCAAGGAGGAAGACACTAGTG CTGACTCGTGTGCACGGTGGATGAAGGCCATGTCTCCAGCAAGCATGCAGCTGCCCACCATGAACAACTGGGACATGGGTCCCCAGCACTCCCCCTACAACAGCATGACAGCATCAGGTCAGCACA GTCCTCCCTTTACATCTGGAAGTTTTGGCGTCCAGAATGGTGGTCCAGGGACACCAGGCTCTTATCCACAAAATGGGCCAAGCCCCCACAATGGCAGCTTTAACAACATGCTTCCCATGTCACCTATGAACAATAACATGGCAAATATGAATCTGAACAATTCTGGTGACATGATGAACAAAGGTGTGGGCATGATGACCTCCTCGAGTCAAGGTCAATACCCCCTCTCACCGCCCGACAATTCCCCTCACGTCCGTCACTCCGACCAAGCAAGCATGCATAACCACAACCCAGCAAATACCAGCCAATCACAGTCCATGAGTAATCATATCTCCACCAATGGGACAGCGGCCTCACAGATGTCGTTACCCAATCAACAGTCAGTACCTCCCACCAGCCAGCAAGCCATCTCTGTGCATGATGATCTTAACTTTGACCCCACCGCCATTATTGATGATGATGGCTCAGGGCCCACATTTGAT CTTGACACCCTGGGGGGAGATCCATTGGAGCTGTTACCATACCTGGGGCCCACAGATGATGTGGACACCCCGCCAAACTCCAGTTCAACCAATCAGAGTAGTTCAAGTGTCACAAACACCACGAGTAACAATGAAGACATTCTCTCACTTTTTGACTCATAG